The Deltaproteobacteria bacterium genome includes a window with the following:
- a CDS encoding GNAT family N-acetyltransferase, translating to MLSATLRPDGAPFPIAAEYPIVLGTDGSQFSFCIGDPDAPAAHANLWPREFIDQSHNTVLRVGLVGNVASAEGHRGKGYVRALISKLQNIAQSQGMDALILWSDLVEFYQKFGFQSCGRELRWHFTRDRLSRISDRSHTFVSALTPSQSDLKSMLRSRFPVPLTLRRTTDEFRQLLKIPHLSLLVSQGSTTSYVIIGKGCDMTCVVHEWGAPDAQTLTNGVLAAAEAHGLDDVIVLTPPALPRSWLDHLGRAAIAVSEHQMALGWWPEQSTRSDQLTASFIWGLDSI from the coding sequence ATGTTATCTGCTACGCTCAGACCTGACGGCGCACCGTTTCCGATCGCAGCTGAGTATCCCATCGTTTTAGGAACCGATGGGAGCCAGTTTAGTTTTTGCATCGGCGATCCGGATGCACCAGCTGCACACGCTAATTTGTGGCCTAGAGAGTTCATCGATCAGTCCCATAATACCGTGCTGCGCGTTGGCTTAGTAGGCAATGTCGCCTCAGCTGAGGGCCACCGCGGCAAGGGATACGTAAGAGCTTTGATCAGCAAGCTACAAAACATCGCGCAGTCGCAAGGCATGGACGCATTGATTCTTTGGAGTGACTTGGTTGAATTTTACCAAAAATTCGGCTTCCAGTCATGTGGACGGGAGCTCCGTTGGCATTTCACGCGCGATAGATTGAGCCGTATCAGTGATAGGTCGCATACCTTCGTGTCAGCCCTGACGCCGTCACAGAGCGACTTAAAGTCGATGCTCCGATCTAGATTTCCGGTCCCACTGACACTCAGAAGGACCACTGATGAATTTCGTCAATTACTCAAAATTCCGCATTTAAGCCTTTTGGTCTCGCAAGGTAGCACGACGTCTTATGTCATAATCGGCAAAGGCTGCGATATGACCTGTGTCGTTCATGAATGGGGTGCGCCTGATGCCCAAACTCTCACGAACGGCGTCTTGGCTGCTGCGGAGGCTCATGGACTCGACGATGTCATTGTACTCACACCGCCAGCATTGCCACGGTCGTGGTTGGATCATCTTGGAAGAGCAGCTATAGCGGTGAGTGAGCACCAAATGGCGCTAGGCTGGTGGCCGGAACAAAGCACAAGGTCAGACCAACTGACAGCCAGCTTTATCTGGGGGCTTGATTCAATTTAG
- a CDS encoding flagellin FliC, whose amino-acid sequence MGLRIATNVSSLVSQRHLRETRELLDRSLERLSSGYRINRAGDDAAGLAIAEKLRAKIRGLTQAQRNSSDGISLIQVAEGGLNEVQNILVRLRELGVQAASDTIGPRERLFLDAEYQQLKDEVDRIANSTEFNGTYLLDGTGGSLDFQVNTGGDNLLGVDRISFDAYRLDVNTDKLGLEELSVGSKQAAQKSLEKIDAAIENVSATRSELGAIEGRLNSTIRNISISVENLSASRSRIKDVDIAEETAELTKHNILMQAGTAVLSQANSVPKMVLSLLQGQ is encoded by the coding sequence ATGGGCCTGAGAATCGCGACGAACGTATCGTCGCTCGTGTCTCAACGACATTTGCGCGAAACCAGAGAGTTACTGGATCGCTCCTTGGAGCGTTTATCCAGCGGCTACCGGATCAATCGTGCTGGTGACGATGCGGCGGGTCTCGCGATCGCCGAAAAGTTACGAGCAAAGATCCGAGGTCTCACGCAAGCACAGCGTAACTCATCAGACGGTATATCGCTCATTCAGGTGGCCGAGGGTGGCCTGAACGAGGTTCAGAACATACTGGTCCGTCTCCGAGAACTCGGCGTGCAAGCGGCGAGTGATACCATCGGTCCGAGGGAGCGCTTGTTCCTTGATGCTGAGTACCAACAGCTCAAAGACGAGGTTGATCGGATTGCCAATTCTACCGAGTTCAACGGTACCTATTTGCTGGACGGCACTGGCGGCTCGCTGGACTTTCAGGTCAACACAGGCGGTGACAACCTTTTAGGCGTGGACCGCATTTCGTTTGACGCCTATCGACTAGACGTCAATACAGATAAGCTTGGTCTCGAAGAGCTCAGTGTTGGTTCCAAACAGGCAGCACAGAAAAGTTTGGAAAAGATCGACGCCGCGATCGAAAACGTCTCGGCCACACGTTCTGAGCTTGGTGCTATCGAAGGTCGACTGAACTCGACTATTCGTAACATTAGTATTTCGGTCGAAAACCTATCGGCCTCGCGATCCCGTATTAAAGACGTCGATATCGCGGAAGAGACTGCCGAGCTAACCAAGCACAACATTCTCATGCAGGCTGGTACCGCTGTGCTTTCGCAGGCCAATAGCGTACCGAAAATGGTGTTATCACTGCTCCAAGGGCAGTAA